The Eublepharis macularius isolate TG4126 chromosome 12, MPM_Emac_v1.0, whole genome shotgun sequence genomic sequence tctttgtcacaacgcttatcatagtattcaatagcattgatcactgtccttaaattgtctcttatttgtctgtctggcaaaaagcctgcttgttcctcctctatgacttccgagagccaccccttcagtctctccgccaatatcttcgcaaagattttataatcattgttaagtaatgatataggtctgtaatttttcacgttagtcaggtcttggccctcttttgggatcaatgatatattcgcttcactccaagtgtctggaatcctttgatccctaaaaactccattcatcacctcttttaggagtggtgccagttcattggccattgtcttataaaatttagccgtaagtccatctggccctggcgcctttcctaaatttgcggattgtattgccttacttatttcctcatcagttacttcactgttcaacttatttctccaagcttccgagatttctggaagtttagttttctccagatatgatgctattgattctttgtttacttcttttttattatacagcttagcatagaatttataaaaggctctactaatggtagtctgctccagatacgttttattttcttcacaaattttatttattattttcttttcccttttcttcttcaattgccatgccaaatatttcccaggtttattagcgccctcaaacgctttttgattcagtcttttaagattccactctaattctttattactcattgctgttaactgttcttgaagaattttgatttcctggtatattttcttttttcctggtctcctttttaactgtgcttctttggcttttattttctcctcaatctcttgtcttttctcctctttctttttccttgctctaccatttaagtccattagtatgccccttacaaccgccttatacgcgtcccaaactttgctggttggtacttctttattcacgttgtattgtatgaaaaactttgtctctcttctcaatatttccatattctctctttcctgtaacaagtcctcatttattctccaggctttcctttttctcctttttccaaatttccacataattgggttatgatctgagcctaccatcggcattatttctacctccttagtccatagcgctaagtcttttgaggcccagatcatatcaattcttgataatgtaagatgccttgcagaataaaaagtaaactgtctggatttaggatattctcttctccatacatcttcgagagtctcttgttgaatcaactaaaaaaaaagctttggcaatagtcctcttttcttttgtgctgttgtagtctttttgtctaattccaaatctgtcactccattgaagtctccagcaagaattatctggtcatatgcatggtcgtctaaatgcttccttaaatcctcaaagaagctttcctttgcaccgttaggtgcataaagtccgactaccaacactctctttaaattccaattacattccactgctacaaatctagcttccacatctctcataacaaattttggctgcagctcctcttttatgtacaacaccactcctctttttttcttgttggaggccgctgcaaattctttgcccaattttccagattttaagtattttacatcctgttttctgatatgggtctcttgcaaacaaacaatatcacatttttgttttagtagccaatgaaaaatatttttcctcttattcggtgagtttagtccatttacattccaagataatactttacactccatattcatagttttgttggtaagtctttttcattgtccttaataaatctctccatctcccgctcagatctgatgcgtttttttgcccctccaaactcaaaggacactccttccggtagctcccatctgtacctgatgttcatgtccttcaaagtctgaattaacactttatattttttccggtccaataacactgatctgggcagttccttcattataataatcgtcttgccatcaatctccaatggatcttgaaattgttttgtcacaatcctctctttcatgtttctagttgtaaactgcacgatcacatcccttggtagtttcctctgggttgcaattctcgaattcacacggtacgccacatctaggatagccacaatttcctcctcctccttccccaggtattcagccaacacctcagtcatctgttcttgcgctgacttcccttccacttctggcagaccacgaaaacgaagctgcttctccatgtgtttggtttctgcaactgacatcctccccttcaccagtctcatctctgtttgttgcgtttctattagattctccatcgcgtcttctactgttttgactctctgcttcgttccttgtaattcactgctaatcgtttccacgccttttttcacttctgacagctccgactttactgtctgtgtaacttctttgacctctttaataagctccaatttcgtgtccttgagttctttcatcatgtctataagttttttgtacaaattttctattgccgattgccactcttttttcgacatcgtggggcttgctttagctcgctcccacgaatctgctctcttccttagctccgtggcgtataattaaacgttttcctttttttcaaatgtcccaatctttgccaaaattaattttttgtatccaaaatgtcgggcgtcttttctctatggtttctctatgttattataatccaagatggcctacttcctcttccgctgaagccgcgacccttcccctttcaaaaatggcgattccccacttcctgtccgttggcaagggccgcttccctccagccactctattgttgttacgcacttcctgtctcccgtcttcccacagcaggtctcgcgatggtgtctttttcccacagctcccaaaccacaggtattcaaaacaatagtccgatttttgtaataacttctttaaacttagtctcttttaaaatacaactcccgCCGaatcttcacctccttttcactagtctgttgcagtttaaaaatctactctctttcctctctgtttttgtcaatctgtcccgtttcaagagatagcgatctttaccttctcttcaactttctcgggttgtaatcgctgtttcgatcttaaattctcctctcgacttccctccccgatcgaagcttgggtatgtaggtcttatgccagccgaattggccccaagactgccgcagagattatagccgacccgtcgcaaggtgggacctcaaggatcgggggggagactccttgtgtagagccccccctcgtccgagatctagctcaccctagggtcttgagcgttctttgcctgctccccgcctgagagcagtcggccgcgggttattttcacccctccggccggttaaaacggcagtccggtcagctccgcaaatagagctgcgttagacctccatggatcccaaaccggaagtctcagcAGAGAGAAAGCAAGGAAGCATAGAACCATTGAGAAAATAAATTGTGATGAGTAGCTGTTGGGATAACAGTGAAATGCTTTCTGGGAAtttgaagaaagattagcagagTGCTACATCCTTTAGGGGAGTTCAACTTCCATCCAGTATAACTTGtgcttatatatttttaaacagacAAATACATAATAGACTCTGTAAATATCCTGTGCTTCTGATACAAGGAAAGGGATGCTATAAAAGCCCATTTCCAAAGCTTACAATCGTGTGAAGAAGTTGGAGTGAGAATCAATTTCAAAAAAGTAGCATATGCTACTGCTGCTCACAAAGAATGACACAGAAATTGTGATTTTGGAGTGGGTGAACAATCTGAGAGTCACTATGAAAAAAAGGAATGGTCAAAAATGAAGAATAAAACATATGTTTATTAAGGCTGACTGCCTATTGACACAAAATCAAGAGCTATTGGGACTAGTTTGGTTTTTCCCATGCTTCAGGGATTCCTCAGTTCTTTTACTAAATATAAGATCCAAATAGCTTTTCAACTGGTGAAAAAGCAAACAGGGCCCTCCTTTGATCAGCAAAAGTATTATCTTTGTACGTGGTTGGACAAAATCCATATTTGATGGGGACTGTCGCAAGGAGGAGATTTGGAggagattgagtgaaaaacctGGCTGGTTCAATCTGTAGAAGTGCCACTAGTTGCCAATGGATTGGTGGAGCAGGAAGAAGAAGAGGTGGGAAAAGCAAGAGGCAGATGAAAGCATCCTAAAACTTTCTAAGCATTGTCTAAAGGCTGCTACACTGAGATGGAGCACTTTTACATATGATATTAAGTGAATAATGTTTGAGGATATGAAGCAAACCCCCCATAAAACCCACCCCCCATAAAACatattgtatgtattattttcTCACAGATGGAGTCACCACCACATCAAATGCTGCAGAATGCCACCACTGTCACTGAATTTATACTCCTGGGACTCTCCAGCAACCCTGAAGACCAGCTCATTCTCTTCGGTGTCTTTCTCCTCGTCTacttggtggccctgattgggAACACCCTGATTCTTCTCATTGTCAGTTTCGACAAGAGGCTCCACAACCCCATGTACTTCTTTCTGGGCAATCTCTCTGTGGTGGACATTGGGTACACAACATCCACCGTCCCCAAGATGCTGATGAATTACCTCTCTCAGGACAAGACTATCTCCCTAGCTGGCTGCTTCTCCCAGATGTACTTCTTCATCTCCTTTGGTGGCATTGAATGCCTCCTGCTGGGTGTCATGGCATACGACCGCTATGCTGCCATTTGCCACCCATTACGTTACAGTGTGCTCATGAGACCCAAAGTCTGCATCTGCTTAGCTGCTGCAGCTTGGATTCTGGGCTTGGCTAACTCAGGTGTGCACTCTGGAATGATGTCTCATTTGTCCTTCTGCCGGGACAATGTCATTCAGCACTTCTTCTGTGAcatcccacccctcttccagctcTCTTGCTCTGACACTCAAGCCAATCAAATTGCTACATTTGTGGTGGGTGGTGGTGTGATCATGGGTTCCTTTCTGGTTACCCTGGTGTCTTATGTCTACATAGTCTTGGCCATCCTGAGGATCCGCACCAAGGAAGGACGTCTCAAGGCTTTCTCCACCTGTGCTTCTCACCTCACTGTTGTCAACATCTACTTTGGCACCATAATCTTCACATACATTAAGCCCAACTCTACATACTCCCAGGAGCAGGACAGAGCCTTGCCTGTTCTCTATGGGATCCTTACACCAATGCTTAATCCAATCATATACAGCTTAAGGAATAAGGATGTACAAGGAGCACTTCGGAAAGCCATGGGCAAAGGAACATAGGGTAAAACAGCAAACCTATAAAGTACAAACAGTTGTGGGAAATCTGCTTTAGCATTGATACTGGAGAATTAGCACTGAATGTGCACTCTGAAAACAAAGAAGGCTTTGACACCTTTAAGATTAATTGACTAAGATGGAAGACTTGCATTCAACAGTGAGATTTATACCTATATCCATAAATGACAGGCAGTGGGGGGGATATGTGTTAGCACTCTTAATTTTTACCACTGCACAGTCAGTATTTTCTGGCATCTCCAAGTATTTCTGCATGCTTCATGGAAATTCTGACATACATCTTTAGAACATATTTAGAACTATGGCTCCCTCTTCTGTGTCATAAACTACTTTTGAAATTATCCTATttttagagcaagatttgagtccaatagcatctcaaagagcaactagatttcaAGGGTAAGTGCTTTCAAGGGTCATAGCCCCCTTCGTCAGATACGAGGAGTGCAAACAGAAAGGGTGTCCTTTCTAAGCAGAAGGTGGGAGGCATATTGTAAATCAGAGTGTCATGCTGTAGTTTGCTTGATAAAgcctgggtgcaaagtgcagaaaatcagTGTCTGAAATGTGAGAAAAATTCTGTGTCTTGATTCAGCCCTGGGGTATCCATTTTTCTAAATTAGAGGAAAACACCCTCCTCTTCAGTACTAGAAGAATTTCACCAAGCCTTCAGCAGCTTCCACCCTACCACGACCATGAATCAATTCATACAGGAAGAACATTTTCTAGAAACCACCGTACAAATACATGACAGAAACCTAAGAACCACCTTATCATTTCTACACTCTTTCATAATAGCAGTTTTTCTGTCCTTGTTTTTGGAAAAATGTATCAGAATTCTTATTATCTTAGTGCATAAAGTCTGTGGGTGTGTTTTCCTGAAGCACAATACACACATTCATTAATATCCATTACTACCATCGCTTTCATTGGAGATAAAGTTGTATCCTTCTTGAAAACAGGTAAGATCATGATCCATTCATTCCTCTGCACTAAGCTTTGTATGTATGAAAAGGGATCTTTAAACATTCCACAGAgctcttccctgcctccctgttgACTTCTGCTGGGCACTCTAATGCAATGCCATGTGAATGGCAAGGCAAACCACCtattgggttgaatccaaccGTCTTTTCTGCCGGTGAAGAAGAGGTCCCCTTAGACCACCAAAACAGGCTAAACTGGGGGTCATGTGACCTAGAAGGTCTAAACCCCTGTGGGACAGGAACTCTAGTAAagagaattgggtgagattgaagGGGAAAGTTGACTGCATTCAACCCACTGCCAATACTGCAAAACCTTCCATGTGCCCTTTATAGTCATTAGTCTGACTACCACCCAGCGAAAGCGAAGAAGCTACATTTGCCCCTCTAGCTTTCTGTCAAATGTAGAAAACACTGTTTCAACATTGTTGCCTGCTGATaacttagatttttaaaaaataatattgcagacaaatgaggccctaagagttataaaattaaaactaaaggatctcgattacagcagtactctccagagagccagacgtacatgttcgggcttatccctgggactttcacccccagaggctattccatcttattgctattctttaaagattccagctcaatgcagagccttcacattggctagacttaactccttcccctctaaagtgctttctggtcgtttctctggactcccttattctgaacgcgtttgtgactgtggacaaggaaagttagagaccttggatcatataatagttttttgccctaagtggagtaaggaaagagagagatttattattcctattatgttaaaagaaaagcttcccttccttccatgggcaatctcagtgttattgtctgataactttcctgacaatcaaacctctgctatagtggcttcctttttagccacagtgataaagaaacaaaatcttcatgagcttagatagtttaaagtgataatgacgagttatgtctgtgtgaattgggtatgttcaagtgtacagttcatattttgttggtgtttgtatggcttatggcttcggccggaaaagcaataaacatattattattataaaaataataTTGTCTACATTCATTGTTATTAAGGTCTCACGCTTCCATTTTTCATTCAAACATCTCTGGTATTTTTAATAGTTTAATTCTCTAGTAACACAGATTATCTTATTTCAGTAAGACCATCCCTGGTCATCTTTTTAGGAGTGCAGAGGAAGACattggcaaatcacctctgcttctcatttgccttaatttaatttaatttaatttattatatttatattccgccctccccgctttcgcaggctcagggcggataacaaatacaaacatgttttaaaacatttaaaaacattaaataatacatttaaaaacatttaaaaacattaaatataacaattcatgctgcacagtggttcatacatgcctctgtgtttgcataggggtgatggtttaacccccccttcatgggggggggcgggcactgcccggcgttagccatatgcctggcggaatagctctgtcttacaggcccggcgaaatgcaagcaaatcttgccgggcccttgtctcgcaagacagagcattccaccaggtcggggccaggactgaaaaggccctggccctggtcgacgccaggcgggcctccctagggccagggacacttaaaagatgttttccgccagagcggagagtcctctggggctcatatggtgagagacggtccctcagatacgtcggtcccagtccgcatagggctttgtaggttaacaccaaaaccttgaacctgattcggtactccactggcagccaatgcagctggcatagcaccggtgtaatatgctcccacaccggtgctccagcaatgacccgcgctgctgcattctgtaccagctgtaaccgccggatcaggcccatgggaagcccagcgtagagcgcgttacagtaatccaacctagaggtgaccattgcttggaccactgtagtcatgtcacggggagacaaataaggggcaagctgcctggcctgccgaagataataaaaggaagacctggcaactgcagtgatctggtcctccatcttcaaggaggaatccagaatcacccccaggctcctaaccctcggggccagtgtaagtgctgccccatcaagtgtaggaagctggggtcccaaagccatctccccacgacccacatacaggacctccgtcttcgtgggattcaatttcagccgactttgtctcaaccaaccagccacagcctcaaaagcacgctccagggcatcaggggccgatccaggctgcccgtccaacaacagataaagctgggtgtcatccgcgtattggtgacacccaagcccgaaactccgcaccagctgggcgagggggcgcatatagatattaaataataatggagagagtatcgctccctgtggcacaccacaaaccagtggcctacgagatgacaccctctccccgagcgccaccctctgtccccaatcatggagaaaggagaccagccactgcagtgctgtcccctgaatccccacatcggcaaggcggtgggtcaaaagctcatgatcgaccgtatcaaatgctgctgacagatccagcaaaatcagcagtgctgatccgccctgatccagatgtctgcggagatcgtctgtgagggcgacaaacaatgtctcgaccccatgtcccgggcggaaaccagactggaaggggtctagggctgaggtctccttcaggaaattctgcagttgcttctctgccgcccgctcaatcaccttccccaaaaacggaaggttggaaactggtcggtaattgagcaggtcagcaggatctaatgatgatttcttcagaagaggccgtaccacagcttccttcagcaccttgggaaaaacc encodes the following:
- the LOC129338833 gene encoding olfactory receptor 1020-like, yielding MLQNATTVTEFILLGLSSNPEDQLILFGVFLLVYLVALIGNTLILLIVSFDKRLHNPMYFFLGNLSVVDIGYTTSTVPKMLMNYLSQDKTISLAGCFSQMYFFISFGGIECLLLGVMAYDRYAAICHPLRYSVLMRPKVCICLAAAAWILGLANSGVHSGMMSHLSFCRDNVIQHFFCDIPPLFQLSCSDTQANQIATFVVGGGVIMGSFLVTLVSYVYIVLAILRIRTKEGRLKAFSTCASHLTVVNIYFGTIIFTYIKPNSTYSQEQDRALPVLYGILTPMLNPIIYSLRNKDVQGALRKQLRRS